In Anaerolineales bacterium, the following are encoded in one genomic region:
- a CDS encoding carbohydrate kinase family protein — protein sequence MASPDCVLLGRLQRDIILTADGQARLDELGGNLPYAAAACQLVGGRPGLVARVGSDYPGEWLDAMDSRGLDTHGICRLADPADQLRFIAYPELYRANSEHPVRHFARWGLPLPKPLLHYQNPDGALDSKQQRTPLTLRPEDLPEAYWEAKCAHLCPLDYFSHAIMPVALREAGIRLITLEAGPGYMHPDFWKEFPDLVNGISVFVTSAEDLGSLFRRQSAEIWEMAEAVCSFNCAAVIVRNPARGDQLYDAASQKRFHLPPFPARVYDITDNASSFCGALLAQLAQGIGLPEAMVTASAAASLATEGNGAFHVTETFPGLLEARREALQQALKPI from the coding sequence GTGGCTTCGCCCGACTGTGTGCTGCTGGGGCGCCTGCAGCGCGATATCATCCTGACAGCTGACGGCCAGGCAAGGCTGGACGAGCTGGGCGGCAACCTGCCCTATGCGGCGGCCGCCTGCCAATTGGTGGGCGGCAGGCCGGGGCTGGTGGCCCGCGTGGGCAGTGATTACCCCGGCGAGTGGCTGGATGCAATGGACAGCCGAGGGCTGGACACCCACGGCATCTGCCGGCTGGCCGACCCGGCCGATCAGCTGCGCTTCATTGCTTACCCCGAACTGTACCGCGCCAATAGCGAACACCCGGTCAGGCACTTCGCCCGCTGGGGGCTGCCCCTGCCCAAGCCGCTGCTGCATTACCAGAACCCAGACGGAGCGCTGGATTCAAAACAACAGCGCACTCCACTCACGTTGCGTCCCGAAGACCTGCCTGAGGCTTATTGGGAAGCCAAGTGTGCCCACTTGTGCCCATTGGACTACTTTAGCCATGCGATCATGCCGGTAGCCTTGCGAGAAGCGGGCATTCGGCTGATCACCCTGGAAGCCGGCCCGGGGTACATGCACCCTGACTTTTGGAAGGAGTTTCCAGACCTGGTGAACGGCATCAGCGTGTTTGTCACCAGTGCCGAAGACCTGGGAAGCCTCTTTCGCCGGCAAAGCGCCGAAATATGGGAAATGGCTGAAGCAGTCTGTTCATTCAACTGCGCCGCGGTCATCGTGCGCAACCCGGCACGCGGCGACCAATTGTATGACGCCGCCAGCCAAAAGCGATTTCACCTGCCGCCCTTCCCGGCCCGCGTCTATGACATCACCGACAACGCCAGCAGCTTCTGCGGAGCGCTGCTGGCGCAACTGGCCCAGGGCATTGGCCTGCCCGAGGCAATGGTCACCGCCAGCGCCGCCGCCTCGCTGGCCACAGAAGGCAACGGCGCTTTCCACGTCACCGAAACTTTCCCGGGCTTGCTGGAAGCCCGCCGCGAAGCGCTGCAGCAAGCCTTAAAACCTATCTAG
- a CDS encoding rhomboid family intramembrane serine protease, translating to MFPIRDSNRTSRFPIMNWLLILANALVFFYEISLGDGQLNEFIYEFAMMPAKLQSDPQTFAFTVLTSMFMHAGWFHFLSNVWILHIFGDNVEDRMGPIRYLIFYLLGGVAAALLETYVSPGSQIPVLGASGAIAGVLGAYVLLFPGARVRTAVFLIFISIMDLPAVIFIGFWFVSQLFSGLASIGATATTGVAWWAHIGGFAMGLLLCGLFARRQRPAQIDYL from the coding sequence ATGTTCCCCATTCGAGACAGCAACCGCACCAGCCGCTTCCCGATCATGAATTGGCTGCTAATCTTGGCCAATGCCCTGGTATTTTTCTATGAGATCAGCCTGGGCGATGGGCAGCTCAACGAATTCATCTATGAATTCGCCATGATGCCGGCCAAACTGCAGAGCGACCCGCAAACCTTTGCCTTCACGGTATTGACCAGCATGTTCATGCACGCCGGCTGGTTCCACTTCCTGAGCAATGTGTGGATCTTGCACATCTTTGGCGACAATGTGGAAGACCGCATGGGCCCCATCCGCTACCTGATCTTTTACCTGCTGGGCGGCGTGGCCGCCGCGCTGCTGGAAACGTATGTTTCACCGGGCAGTCAGATCCCAGTGCTGGGCGCCAGCGGGGCGATTGCCGGTGTACTGGGAGCTTATGTGCTGCTCTTCCCCGGCGCACGGGTGCGCACGGCTGTCTTCCTGATCTTCATCTCGATCATGGACCTGCCAGCAGTGATCTTCATCGGCTTCTGGTTTGTCTCGCAGCTTTTCTCCGGCCTGGCCTCCATCGGCGCCACCGCCACAACCGGCGTGGCCTGGTGGGCGCACATCGGCGGCTTCGCCATGGGATTGCTGCTGTGCGGACTGTTTGCCAGGCGCCAGCGCCCTGCGCAGATCGACTATTTGTAA